GTTGACCGCTCTGATGCACGGCGAGGCCAATCGCACCAGTGCCGAGATGGCGGGCGTCGTCGGACCGTTTGAAGATTATCCGCAGAACGAAAAGCCGATGCTGAACGTGATGCGTATGCACCGCGAGGCGGCCAATGAAATCGCCGACGAAGGACCGGCGGACTTGAAAGAAGCCGCCCAAAAGCTTTGGGACGACGTCCTCGAAATCGGTGAACGCTACGGTTTCCGCAATGCCCAAGCGACGGTGCTCGCACCGACCGGAACGATCAGTTTCATGATGGACTGTGACACGACGGGAATCGAACCAGACATTGCGTTGGTCAAGTACAAGCAGCTCGCCGGCGGCGGGATGCTAAAGATCGTTAACCAGACGGTCGCACCGGCTTTGCAAAACTTGGGTTATACCCCCGAGCAAATCGAAGTCATCCTGGCCTATGTCGATGTCAACGATACGATCGAAGGTGCCCCCGAACTGAAAGCAGAACACCTTCCAGTGTTCGACTGTGCGTTCACCCCGGCCAACGGTATTCGCAGCATTTCGTGGCGTGCCCACATCACGATGATGGCCGCCGCCCAACCGTTCCTTTCCGGGGCGATTAGCAAGACCGTTAATATGCCGAACGATACGACCCCGTCGGACATCGCCGACGCGTATTACTGGGGTTGGGAATTGGGACTAAAAGCGATCGCGATTTACCGCGATGGTAGCAAGCAATCGCAACCGCTGAACACCAAATCTGACGAAGGCGGTGCGGCGAAAACCGAGACCAAGGTTGTCACCAAGACGGTCGAAAAGATTGTCTACAAACCGCGCCGTGAACGCCTCCCGGATACGCGAACGAGCATCACGCACAAGTTCACGATCGCCGGTCACGAAGGTTATCTTTGCGTCGGACAGTATCCGGACGGCCGCCCGGGTGAAGTGTTTATCACAATGGCCAAAGAAGGCTCGACGGTCGGCGGTATCATGGACAGCTTTGGAACCGCACTGTCGATCGCCTTGCAATACGGTGTTCCGTTGGAAGTTTTGGTAAATAAGTTCAGCCACACCCGGTTTGAACCAATGGGCCATACCAGCAACAAGGACATCCGCATCGCCAAGAGCGTCGTCGACTACATCGCACGTTGGTTGGGCCTAACGTTCATGAGCAACGACGAAAGCCTTTCGGCAAACGTACACGTTCCGGCCGCCGATCCGGTCAATTCCGGCAACGGTGCCGAAGTGACCACGGTGGAAACATCGATCGCATCGAACGAACGTGCCAGCCTGCTCGCAAGCCTTAACGGCAACGGCAGTAACGGATCGTCCAAAAAAGAGGATAACCGTCAGGACCAATTTGCTCGATTCCAAATCGATGCCCCCAGTTGCGATAACTGCGGCAGTATCACGGTTCGCAATGGCAACTGCTATCTGTGCCATAACTGCGGTGCCAGCATGGGCTGCAGTTAATCCACTCATGGAGAAGCGGTAACGCGCCACCCGCCGGCTCTTGGCCGGCAAGGCGCCCCGCCGATCCCTGAACGGAAACGTCCCAGCCGCCCGTGAGCACCGAAAGCCTCGGCGGCTTCCGCTACGACGTGCTCAATCACCGGCGGCCCAACGATCAGCCGCTTGGCGTTCGCCAAGGTTTTCTTGCCGAATGCCTCGGCGGCTTCCGCTACGGCGTGATCAAACCGCTGGGCGCGCCGACCTAATCTTCGGTGAGTAGGTCGTCGGTGATATTCAGATTCGTGCTGACGTTTTGAACGTCATCGTGATCGTCGAGTTGCTCAAGCAAGCGCATTGCCTTCTTGCCAGTTTCGGCATCGACTTCGACGGTGGTCTGCGGGATCAACGTGACCTCTTTCAATTCCGGGACGATCTCCGCGGCCTCAAACGCTTCGGCCAATGTTTGGTAATCATCCGGCTGGCTGGTCACTTGCAACTTACCGTCGTCGGTCGCTTCGACGTCTTCGCCGCCATTTTCCAATGCGATCTCTGTGACTTGTTCTTCGTCTACCGATTCGGCGTCGAAAACAAACAGTCCCTTGCGATCGAACAAGTAGGACACACAACCGGTCTTGCCCAGCTCACCGCCTAACTTAGAAAACAGCGAACGCAACTCCGGAGCCGTCCGATTGCGATTATCGGTCAGGCTTTCACACATGATGGCCACACCACCGGGGCCATAGCCTTCGTAGACCACCTCTTCGACTCGGCCGCCATCCAATTCTCCGGTGCCACGTTTGATGGCCCGTTCGATATTGTCCTTGGGCATACTGACGGCTTTGGCATCGTCGATCGCTTTCCGCAACTTGAAG
Above is a genomic segment from Roseiconus lacunae containing:
- a CDS encoding YebC/PmpR family DNA-binding transcriptional regulator; the protein is MAGHSKWANIQHRKGRVDAARGKLWSKLSKGIIIAAQSGGGDPSSNFKLRKAIDDAKAVSMPKDNIERAIKRGTGELDGGRVEEVVYEGYGPGGVAIMCESLTDNRNRTAPELRSLFSKLGGELGKTGCVSYLFDRKGLFVFDAESVDEEQVTEIALENGGEDVEATDDGKLQVTSQPDDYQTLAEAFEAAEIVPELKEVTLIPQTTVEVDAETGKKAMRLLEQLDDHDDVQNVSTNLNITDDLLTED